A stretch of the Methanosphaera sp. genome encodes the following:
- a CDS encoding 7-carboxy-7-deazaguanine synthase QueE, producing the protein MGRCCVISRIIEVFSSIQGEGELIGKRQIFIRFAGCNINCKYCDTQESLSDVVGDEYSYDMLNDKIESLMSTDFHSLEITGGEPLLSYEYIGEFLRKYPYKAMLETNATLPENMRKISDVIDLVSMDIKLPEHFSCEDEWKSVYANELKTIDVLEEENVNYYIKIVVSPTTPLDIIRKVRDDIKMHVKCDVNIIIQPVSPMSLWTSKDNLFRISELMGVEFNVSIIPQIHKYLDVE; encoded by the coding sequence ATGGGGAGGTGTTGTGTTATTTCAAGAATAATCGAAGTATTTTCAAGTATTCAAGGTGAAGGAGAACTTATTGGAAAAAGACAGATTTTCATTAGATTTGCAGGATGTAATATTAACTGTAAATACTGTGATACACAAGAAAGTCTTAGTGATGTTGTAGGTGATGAATATTCATATGATATGTTAAATGATAAAATAGAGTCACTTATGAGTACTGATTTTCATTCACTTGAAATAACAGGTGGTGAACCTCTACTTAGCTATGAATATATTGGTGAGTTTCTAAGAAAATATCCATATAAGGCAATGCTTGAAACTAATGCTACATTACCTGAAAATATGCGTAAAATATCTGATGTTATAGATCTTGTATCTATGGATATTAAGCTTCCAGAACACTTTAGTTGTGAGGATGAATGGAAGTCTGTATATGCAAATGAATTAAAAACTATTGATGTTCTTGAAGAGGAAAATGTTAATTATTACATAAAAATTGTAGTATCACCAACCACACCCCTTGATATTATTAGAAAAGTTCGTGATGATATAAAAATGCATGTAAAGTGTGATGTTAATATCATTATCCAACCTGTAAGTCCTATGAGTTTATGGACATCTAAAGATAATTTATTTAGAATTTCAGAGCTTATGGGTGTTGAATTTAATGTCTCAATTATTCCTCAAATTCATAAGTATTTAGATGTTGAATAA
- a CDS encoding 6-pyruvoyl tetrahydropterin synthase family protein has protein sequence MKVNLDGIHTNLRFSAAHMVIGHESCGKIHGHSYIVDVEVEGERSGQFGFVIDFKELKSITRSVCKSLDHRVLIPVESPDLEVTYEDDKTVEFTVLGELEYKLPKCDVVLLPIDATTAESLSVYITDEIVKKLENTDTLEYIEVQVNEGIGQGASYHKEF, from the coding sequence ATGAAAGTAAATCTCGATGGAATTCATACAAATTTAAGATTTTCAGCAGCACACATGGTAATAGGACATGAATCTTGTGGAAAAATTCATGGTCACAGCTATATTGTAGATGTTGAAGTTGAAGGTGAAAGATCAGGACAATTTGGATTTGTAATTGACTTTAAAGAACTTAAATCTATAACACGTAGTGTATGTAAAAGTCTTGATCACAGAGTACTAATACCTGTTGAAAGTCCAGATCTTGAAGTTACATATGAAGATGATAAAACTGTTGAATTTACAGTTCTTGGTGAACTTGAATATAAACTTCCAAAATGTGATGTTGTACTTCTTCCAATCGATGCTACAACTGCTGAATCACTCAGTGTATATATAACAGATGAAATTGTTAAAAAATTAGAAAATACAGACACTCTTGAATATATTGAAGTACAAGTAAATGAAGGAATTGGACAGGGTGCATCATATCATAAAGAATTCTAG
- a CDS encoding DUF366 family protein, translated as MQFLKWEDGNEYDGSQINPSWAFQEFNVKDSTIVSWVGPMNILGDNLIDYEDVGLDITGNKMLHFIVEHFDEQPGNLKLAYHRQRMLVMIMRDKLLDYGIKTTQDGDDIFIDNGKLSVSIATASISAMKIHFAVNITKKGTPADVNVASLEDNGISMDDVYELQDKVANTYIETIETIMKDITKTKVF; from the coding sequence ATGCAATTTTTAAAATGGGAAGATGGTAATGAATATGATGGTAGTCAAATTAATCCATCATGGGCATTTCAGGAATTTAATGTGAAAGATTCAACTATTGTTTCATGGGTAGGTCCTATGAATATTCTTGGTGATAACCTTATTGACTATGAAGATGTAGGTCTTGATATTACAGGAAATAAGATGCTTCATTTTATTGTTGAGCATTTTGATGAACAGCCTGGTAATTTAAAGCTTGCATATCACAGACAACGCATGCTTGTTATGATTATGCGTGATAAACTTCTTGATTATGGTATTAAAACTACACAAGATGGTGATGATATATTTATTGATAATGGTAAGTTATCTGTATCTATTGCAACAGCATCAATTAGTGCTATGAAAATCCACTTTGCTGTTAATATTACAAAGAAAGGAACACCAGCTGATGTTAATGTTGCATCTCTTGAAGATAATGGTATTTCAATGGATGATGTTTATGAACTTCAAGATAAGGTTGCAAATACATACATTGAAACTATTGAAACTATAATGAAAGATATTACTAAAACAAAAGTATTCTAA
- a CDS encoding DUF5612 domain-containing protein — protein MTKAITLKTIDKPGVLREITDFIANKGINITYTHLYMESNDYASTYIEFDDVDNVDSLVEDLLKLPEIVAAKTDSSMSEIWGKRIIIIGGGAQVSQVALGAITEADRHNLRGERISIDTLPLVGEEKLSQVIEAVSSLPRVGVLVLAGSIMGGSIVDSIDKLKEDYGIKVISLNMVGSVRDHADLVVTDPVQAGVMAVMTVAKTAKFDIDRVDEVL, from the coding sequence ATGACTAAAGCTATAACATTAAAAACTATTGATAAACCTGGGGTTTTAAGAGAAATTACAGATTTTATTGCAAATAAGGGTATTAATATTACTTATACTCATTTGTATATGGAGTCTAATGATTATGCATCTACTTATATTGAGTTTGATGATGTTGATAATGTTGATTCTTTAGTTGAGGATCTTCTTAAGTTGCCTGAGATTGTTGCAGCAAAAACTGATTCTTCAATGAGTGAAATTTGGGGTAAAAGAATTATTATTATTGGTGGTGGAGCTCAGGTTTCACAGGTAGCTCTTGGTGCTATTACAGAAGCTGATCGTCATAATCTTAGAGGTGAAAGAATTAGTATTGATACATTACCTCTTGTTGGTGAGGAGAAGTTAAGTCAGGTTATTGAGGCTGTTAGTTCACTTCCTCGTGTTGGTGTTCTTGTTTTAGCAGGTTCTATTATGGGTGGAAGTATTGTTGATTCTATTGATAAATTAAAAGAGGATTATGGTATTAAGGTTATTAGTCTTAATATGGTTGGTTCTGTTCGTGATCATGCTGATTTAGTTGTTACAGATCCAGTGCAGGCTGGTGTAATGGCTGTTATGACTGTTGCAAAAACTGCAAAATTTGATATTGATCGTGTTGATGAAGTTTTATAG
- a CDS encoding nucleotidyltransferase domain-containing protein — translation MNIKPRYFIQTKDDLFFAINGYTHPDEYIVAFLRYIPSEDGDRNYNGIKYTKVGSDEAYTYIKENHPNYLFDWNVENKKMMGVPRCDIKKILNPTEKLKQILEDKTDNPFNNKVQKLAETFHSKAGISYDDMGITGSALLGFQNEKSDIDFIIFGLENHKKARNLYGKLKNDPESILDPIDDNFWEFVYNKRIKDDTLSFEEFKFYEMRKNIRGVICGTLFDILSTMNDEDIKENVKPDCYYKQVGPMKIRCKIKENKQSYDSPSIYKISDIEYLDGVKYDIENVVSYTHTYAGEVLNNETAIVSGVCEEVIDKTTNEKSYNLVVGTTREALGEYIKLEKIPEIK, via the coding sequence ATGAATATAAAACCTAGATATTTTATTCAAACAAAAGACGACTTATTTTTTGCAATAAATGGATATACACATCCTGATGAGTACATAGTTGCATTTTTAAGATACATACCATCAGAAGATGGAGATAGAAACTACAACGGCATAAAATATACAAAAGTAGGATCAGATGAAGCATACACCTACATCAAAGAAAACCATCCAAACTACCTATTTGACTGGAATGTAGAAAACAAGAAGATGATGGGAGTACCAAGATGTGACATTAAAAAAATACTAAATCCAACAGAAAAACTAAAACAAATACTAGAAGATAAAACAGACAATCCATTCAACAATAAAGTTCAAAAACTTGCAGAAACATTCCACAGCAAAGCTGGCATTAGCTATGATGATATGGGAATAACAGGATCAGCACTACTAGGATTTCAAAATGAAAAATCAGACATAGACTTCATAATCTTTGGACTTGAAAATCATAAAAAAGCACGAAATCTATATGGAAAACTAAAAAATGACCCAGAAAGTATACTTGATCCAATAGATGATAACTTCTGGGAATTTGTATATAACAAACGTATAAAAGATGACACACTTAGTTTTGAGGAATTTAAATTCTATGAAATGCGTAAAAATATACGTGGAGTAATATGTGGAACACTCTTTGACATACTCTCAACAATGAATGATGAAGATATCAAAGAAAATGTAAAACCAGATTGTTACTACAAACAAGTAGGACCAATGAAGATAAGATGTAAAATTAAAGAAAATAAGCAATCATATGATAGTCCATCTATCTATAAGATAAGTGATATTGAATATTTAGATGGTGTAAAGTATGATATTGAAAATGTAGTATCATATACTCATACTTATGCAGGTGAAGTATTAAATAATGAAACAGCAATTGTATCTGGTGTATGTGAAGAAGTAATAGATAAAACAACAAATGAAAAATCATACAACCTAGTTGTAGGAACAACAAGAGAAGCACTAGGTGAATACATAAAACTTGAAAAAATACCAGAAATAAAATAA